A stretch of the Macrobrachium nipponense isolate FS-2020 chromosome 23, ASM1510439v2, whole genome shotgun sequence genome encodes the following:
- the LOC135200825 gene encoding troponin C, isotype gamma-like gives MDSLEDDQIEALRKAFDSFDTEKQGFITADTIATILRMMGVKISEKNLAEVIAETDEDGSGQLEFEEFVDLAAKFLIEEDEEALKAELKEAFRIYDKEGNGFITTDVLREILTEIDNKLTPADLDGIIEEVDEDGSGTLDFDEFMEMMSG, from the exons ATG GATTCTCTTGAGGATGATCAGATCGAAG CCCTCAGGAAGGCCTTCGACTCCTTCGACACTGAGAAGCAGGGCTTCATCACCGCTGACACCATCGCCACCATCCTGAGGATGATGGGTGTCAAGATCTCCGAGAAGAACTTGGCTGAAGTCATCGCTGAAACTGATGAAGACG GCTCTGGCCAGCTTGAATTCGAGGAGTTCGTTGACCTTGCTGCTAAGTTCCTGATTGAGGAGGACGAGGAAGCTCTGAAGGCCGAACTTAAGGAAGCCTTCCGTATCTACGATAAGGAGG GTAACGGCTTCATCACCACCGACGTCCTTAGGGAGATTCTGACCGAGATCGACAACAAACTGACCCCCGCTGATCTCGACGGCATCATTGAGGAAGTCGACGAGGACGGTTCCGGAACCCTCGACTTCGACG aattcATGGAGATGATGAGCGGTTGA